A section of the Enterobacter sp. C2 genome encodes:
- a CDS encoding TetR family transcriptional regulator codes for MAKKTKEEAAKTRQLLIDTAILTFAQQGYSNTTLDDIACAANMTRGAIYWHFTNKIELFNAIWQEQRPLRERLDRKTRLHFSDDPQGLFRHSVTEALRLIAKSPFEQALVEILYHKCEFTQNMTSEAEIRERLFFNPANVAEMLEKCQQQDPQFLSGSVETALIIIQGYLSGIVKNWLMLGKCFDLATLAPQLVEGLLVMLRTMPDERKAKLSA; via the coding sequence ATGGCGAAAAAGACAAAAGAAGAGGCAGCCAAAACACGGCAGCTATTAATTGACACGGCTATTTTAACATTCGCGCAGCAGGGCTATTCCAATACAACGCTCGATGATATCGCCTGCGCAGCAAATATGACACGCGGTGCTATTTACTGGCATTTTACAAATAAAATAGAACTATTTAACGCAATCTGGCAGGAGCAACGGCCGCTAAGAGAGCGGTTAGATCGTAAAACACGGTTACATTTTAGCGACGATCCACAAGGGTTATTCCGTCATAGCGTAACAGAGGCGCTGCGTTTAATTGCAAAAAGCCCTTTCGAACAAGCACTCGTAGAAATTCTTTACCATAAATGCGAATTTACACAAAATATGACGTCGGAAGCGGAAATACGTGAACGTCTGTTTTTTAATCCTGCAAACGTTGCCGAAATGTTAGAGAAATGCCAGCAGCAGGATCCGCAGTTTTTGAGCGGCAGCGTGGAAACAGCGCTGATTATCATTCAGGGGTACCTGAGCGGAATTGTTAAAAACTGGCTGATGCTGGGCAAATGTTTCGACCTTGCCACACTGGCTCCCCAGTTAGTTGAGGGCCTGCTGGTTATGCTGCGCACGATGCCTGATGAACGAAAAGCGAAGCTAAGCGCATAA
- a CDS encoding efflux RND transporter periplasmic adaptor subunit, producing MNKFGEYFRLSSLVLMSAGLLSGCNDNGDGAKKTAAPEVSVYQVNAAPLAVTTELPGRTEAFRIAEVRPQVSGIILRRNFVEGADITAGQSLYQIDPATYQADYASAQGELAKAQAAAKIAHLTVKRYLPLVGTQYISQQEYDTAIADAQQADAAVQAAKAAVETARINLAYTQVRSPINGRIGKSTVTEGALVTNGQSTALATVQQLDPVYVDVTQSSNDFMRLKQAVEQGNLQKNSGKTDVELLTENGQRYPLKGTLEFSDVTVDESTGSITIRAVFPNPQHTLLPGMFVRARIDEGVQPTAILVPQQGVTRNARGDATVLLVNAKNQVESRNVIASQAIGDKWLITDGLKEGEKVIVSGLQRVRPGATVTIAPSTASQTAAAR from the coding sequence ATGAATAAATTTGGTGAATATTTCCGCCTGTCGTCATTAGTATTAATGTCGGCAGGTCTACTCAGTGGCTGTAATGATAACGGCGACGGCGCGAAAAAAACTGCTGCGCCAGAGGTCAGTGTTTATCAGGTAAACGCTGCCCCGCTGGCAGTCACCACGGAACTCCCCGGCAGAACCGAAGCGTTTCGTATTGCTGAAGTGCGGCCTCAGGTGAGCGGTATTATTTTACGGCGTAATTTTGTGGAGGGTGCGGATATTACCGCAGGCCAGTCGCTGTACCAGATCGATCCTGCGACCTATCAGGCGGACTATGCCAGCGCTCAGGGCGAGCTGGCAAAGGCCCAGGCAGCGGCAAAAATTGCCCACCTTACCGTTAAGCGCTACCTGCCGCTCGTCGGCACGCAATACATCAGCCAACAAGAGTATGACACGGCTATTGCCGATGCCCAGCAGGCTGATGCCGCGGTACAGGCCGCAAAAGCCGCCGTCGAAACGGCAAGAATTAACCTCGCCTATACCCAGGTTCGTTCGCCGATTAATGGCCGCATTGGCAAATCAACGGTAACCGAAGGGGCGTTGGTGACCAATGGCCAGAGCACCGCGCTGGCAACCGTACAGCAGCTGGATCCCGTCTATGTCGACGTGACCCAGTCGAGCAATGACTTTATGCGCCTGAAGCAGGCCGTCGAGCAGGGCAATCTGCAAAAAAACAGCGGTAAAACAGACGTTGAGCTGTTAACCGAAAACGGCCAGCGCTATCCGCTAAAAGGTACCCTGGAGTTCTCAGACGTCACCGTCGATGAAAGTACGGGGTCTATTACCATCCGCGCGGTATTCCCTAATCCGCAACACACTCTGCTGCCGGGTATGTTCGTCCGGGCGCGCATCGACGAGGGCGTGCAGCCCACGGCCATTCTTGTGCCGCAGCAGGGCGTTACCCGCAACGCCCGCGGCGATGCCACCGTGCTGCTGGTCAACGCTAAAAATCAGGTTGAATCACGCAACGTCATTGCGTCGCAGGCCATTGGCGATAAGTGGCTCATTACGGACGGTCTGAAAGAGGGTGAAAAAGTCATCGTCAGTGGATTGCAGCGGGTTCGTCCTGGGGCAACGGTGACTATCGCCCCGAGTACGGCAAGCCAAACCGCCGCTGCGCGTTAA
- a CDS encoding efflux RND transporter permease subunit has translation MAKFFIDRPIFAWVLAIILMLAGALAVIKLPVAQYPTIAPPAIAINATYPGADAQTVQDTVTQVIEQNMNGLDNLMYMSSTSDSSGGVTVTLTFNSGTDPDIAQVQVQNKLQLAMPLLPQEVQQQGINVKKSSSNFLLVMGFISDDGSMSQDDIADYISSNIKDPVSRTEGVGDVQLFGAQYAMRIWLDPSKLNQYQLTTLDVVNEIKAQNSQIAAGQLGGTPSPATQQLNASIIAQTRLRTPQEFGNITLKVQTDGSRVLLRDVARIERGGENYNVVARYNGKPSAGLGIKLATGANALSTADAVKQQMAHLQSYFPHGLKLVYSYDTTPFINISIREVFKTLFEAIVLVFLVMYLFLQNLRATLIPTIAVPVVLLGTFAVLAAFGYSINTLTMFGMVLAIGLLVDDAIVVVENVERVMTDEGLPPKEATQKSMSQIQGALVGIAMVLSAVFIPMAFFGGSTGVIYRQFSITIVSAMALSVLVALILTPALCATLLKPVQHDKTHRLFTRFNRLFEQSTRHYTGSVQKLLHCTGRYIVVYVVIVIGMAVLFLRLPTSFLPEEDQGVFLTMVTLPAGATQARTEKIMREVTDYYLTHEKNNVDSVFTVTGFGLNGKGQNNGLAFVRLMPWAQREAKEDRVAAIVSRATKAFSRIKDGMVFAFNLPAITELGTATGFDFELIDQAGLGHTTLTAARNQLLMQAAQHPDMLVRTRPNGLEDMPQFKLNVDQEKAQALGVSLSDINNTIATALGSTYVNDFIDNGRVKKVYAQADAPYRMMPDDINTWYVRNQAGGMVPFSSFSSARWVQGSPRLERYNGLPSMEILGEAAPGKSSGEAMKLMETLASQLPAGVGFDWTGMSYQERLSGNQAPALYAISLVVVFLCLAALYESWSIPFSVMLVVPLGVVGALLAASLRGLSNDVYFQVGLLTTIGLSAKNAILIVEFAKDLMDKEHKSLIEATLEAVRMRLRPILMTSLAFILGVMPLVLSTGAGSGAQNAVGTGVMGGMIAATLLAIFFVPVFFVVVCRRLTRTSPASVQQQ, from the coding sequence ATGGCAAAGTTCTTTATCGATCGCCCGATTTTCGCCTGGGTACTGGCGATTATCTTGATGCTGGCAGGTGCGCTGGCCGTCATTAAGCTGCCTGTCGCGCAGTATCCCACGATTGCGCCACCCGCCATTGCCATTAACGCTACCTATCCCGGCGCGGATGCACAGACCGTGCAGGACACGGTCACCCAGGTGATCGAACAGAACATGAACGGCCTCGATAACCTGATGTATATGTCCTCGACCAGTGACTCCTCGGGCGGCGTTACGGTCACCTTAACCTTTAATTCCGGGACCGATCCCGATATCGCCCAGGTTCAGGTGCAGAACAAGCTGCAGCTTGCCATGCCGCTGCTGCCGCAGGAGGTCCAGCAGCAGGGCATCAACGTCAAAAAATCGAGCAGCAACTTCCTGCTGGTCATGGGCTTTATTTCAGATGATGGCAGCATGTCGCAGGACGACATTGCCGACTACATCTCTTCCAATATCAAGGATCCGGTGAGCCGCACGGAAGGGGTCGGTGATGTCCAGCTGTTTGGCGCGCAGTATGCGATGCGTATCTGGCTCGATCCCAGTAAGCTCAACCAATATCAGCTGACCACTCTCGACGTGGTTAACGAAATTAAAGCGCAGAACAGCCAGATTGCCGCCGGGCAGCTGGGGGGCACCCCTTCGCCAGCCACGCAGCAGCTCAACGCTTCAATTATCGCCCAGACCCGTCTGCGTACCCCGCAGGAGTTTGGCAACATTACCCTAAAAGTGCAGACCGATGGTTCGCGCGTGCTGCTACGCGACGTTGCCCGCATTGAACGCGGCGGTGAGAACTACAACGTCGTGGCTCGCTATAATGGAAAACCCTCGGCGGGGCTGGGTATCAAGCTGGCGACGGGGGCGAATGCGCTCTCCACCGCCGATGCGGTAAAGCAGCAGATGGCGCACCTGCAATCCTATTTTCCGCACGGCCTGAAGCTGGTCTACAGCTACGACACGACGCCGTTCATCAACATCTCTATCCGGGAAGTGTTTAAAACGCTGTTTGAAGCAATTGTGCTGGTCTTTCTGGTGATGTATCTCTTCCTGCAAAACCTGCGTGCGACGCTGATCCCGACCATCGCCGTGCCGGTGGTGCTGCTGGGAACCTTTGCCGTGCTGGCGGCGTTTGGCTACTCCATCAATACACTCACCATGTTTGGCATGGTACTGGCCATCGGCCTGCTGGTGGATGATGCCATTGTCGTCGTCGAAAACGTCGAGCGCGTGATGACTGATGAAGGGCTGCCGCCAAAGGAGGCCACGCAGAAGTCAATGAGCCAGATCCAGGGGGCGCTGGTAGGTATTGCGATGGTGCTCTCTGCGGTCTTTATTCCCATGGCCTTTTTTGGCGGATCGACCGGGGTCATCTACCGGCAGTTCTCTATCACCATTGTCTCGGCGATGGCGCTCTCGGTGCTGGTCGCCCTGATCCTGACGCCCGCCCTGTGTGCAACACTGCTTAAGCCGGTGCAGCACGATAAGACCCATCGGCTGTTTACCCGCTTCAATCGCCTGTTTGAACAGAGCACCCGGCACTACACCGGCAGCGTGCAGAAGCTGCTCCACTGCACGGGGCGCTATATCGTTGTTTATGTTGTGATCGTGATAGGAATGGCCGTGCTGTTCCTGCGGCTGCCGACCTCGTTTTTACCCGAAGAGGATCAGGGCGTGTTTCTGACGATGGTCACGCTGCCTGCCGGCGCGACGCAGGCGCGAACGGAAAAGATCATGCGCGAGGTAACGGATTACTATCTGACACATGAGAAAAACAACGTTGATTCTGTTTTTACCGTAACTGGCTTTGGTCTGAACGGTAAAGGGCAGAACAACGGCCTGGCCTTTGTACGCCTGATGCCGTGGGCCCAGCGTGAAGCGAAAGAGGATCGCGTTGCCGCTATCGTCAGCCGGGCCACGAAAGCCTTTAGCCGCATCAAGGATGGGATGGTTTTCGCCTTTAACCTGCCAGCCATTACTGAACTGGGCACCGCCACCGGGTTCGACTTTGAGCTGATCGATCAGGCGGGGCTGGGCCATACGACGTTGACCGCCGCGCGTAACCAGCTGCTGATGCAGGCGGCGCAGCATCCGGACATGCTGGTCAGAACGCGGCCTAACGGCCTGGAAGATATGCCCCAGTTCAAGCTTAATGTCGATCAAGAGAAAGCCCAGGCGCTGGGCGTCTCGCTGAGCGATATTAATAACACCATCGCCACCGCGTTGGGCAGCACCTACGTTAACGACTTTATTGATAACGGGCGCGTAAAAAAGGTCTATGCCCAGGCCGATGCCCCCTATCGCATGATGCCGGATGACATTAACACCTGGTACGTTCGCAACCAGGCTGGCGGTATGGTGCCGTTCTCCAGCTTCTCTAGCGCCCGTTGGGTCCAGGGTTCACCTCGGCTGGAACGCTATAACGGCCTGCCTTCTATGGAGATCCTCGGTGAGGCCGCGCCGGGCAAAAGCAGCGGTGAAGCGATGAAGCTCATGGAGACCCTGGCGTCGCAGCTCCCGGCTGGCGTGGGTTTTGACTGGACCGGGATGTCCTATCAGGAGCGGCTTTCAGGTAACCAGGCTCCGGCGCTGTACGCTATTTCGCTGGTGGTCGTTTTTCTCTGCCTCGCTGCCCTGTATGAGAGCTGGTCGATTCCCTTCTCGGTCATGTTGGTTGTGCCGCTGGGCGTCGTGGGGGCGCTGCTGGCGGCGAGCCTGCGCGGTCTGAGTAACGACGTCTATTTCCAGGTAGGCTTGCTCACCACCATTGGGCTATCGGCAAAAAATGCCATTCTGATCGTCGAGTTTGCCAAGGACCTGATGGATAAAGAACACAAAAGCCTTATTGAAGCCACGCTGGAAGCGGTCAGAATGCGCCTGCGTCCCATTCTGATGACCTCCCTGGCCTTTATTTTAGGCGTTATGCCGCTAGTGCTTAGTACCGGTGCAGGCAGCGGGGCGCAAAATGCGGTCGGTACGGGCGTAATGGGTGGAATGATTGCGGCAACGCTGCTGGCAATATTCTTTGTGCCGGTATTTTTTGTCGTTGTCTGTCGGCGTTTAACACGAACGAGCCCCGCGAGTGTACAGCAGCAATAA